One genomic window of Bacteroidales bacterium includes the following:
- the gap gene encoding type I glyceraldehyde-3-phosphate dehydrogenase, whose translation MAKIKVGINGFGRIGRMVYRIILESTDYEVVGINDLTSNKVLAHLLKYDSTQGQFGGDVSYDDENLIVNGKKIHVSEERNPANIPWGVTPDVVIEATGVFRTKESPKGGYGDHLKNGAKKVILTVPAKDTIDNMIVLGVNNDDLKPEDQCVSNASCTTNCLAPVAKVLEDNFGIEKGLINTIHSYTNDQVILDGPHGDLRRARSAAVSIIPTTTGAAAAVGKIIPELNGKLNGMATRVPTPTGSLVDLVVTLKKDVTVDEINAAMKKAAEGPMKGILQYTEDPIVSVDVIHNPHSSIFDSQSTMVIDGNMVKILSWYDNEWGYSSRVVDLIGKLF comes from the coding sequence ATGGCAAAAATTAAAGTCGGAATTAACGGTTTCGGAAGAATCGGAAGAATGGTTTACAGAATTATACTTGAAAGTACTGATTATGAAGTTGTGGGAATAAATGATTTAACAAGCAACAAAGTGTTAGCACATTTGTTGAAATATGATTCTACACAAGGTCAGTTTGGCGGAGATGTTTCTTATGATGATGAAAACTTAATTGTTAACGGTAAAAAAATTCACGTAAGTGAAGAAAGAAACCCGGCAAACATACCTTGGGGAGTTACTCCTGATGTTGTTATTGAAGCAACAGGTGTTTTCAGAACAAAAGAAAGTCCTAAAGGCGGATACGGTGATCATTTAAAAAACGGTGCGAAAAAAGTTATATTAACAGTTCCTGCAAAAGATACAATTGATAATATGATTGTTTTAGGTGTTAATAATGATGACTTAAAACCTGAAGACCAATGCGTATCTAATGCTTCATGTACAACAAACTGCCTTGCACCTGTTGCAAAAGTTTTAGAAGATAACTTCGGAATTGAAAAGGGATTGATTAATACAATTCATTCATATACAAATGATCAAGTTATTCTTGACGGACCGCACGGTGATTTGAGAAGAGCTCGTTCAGCTGCGGTCTCTATTATTCCTACAACAACCGGAGCAGCAGCAGCAGTCGGGAAAATTATTCCCGAATTGAACGGTAAACTAAACGGAATGGCAACAAGAGTTCCTACACCGACAGGGTCGTTAGTAGATTTAGTCGTAACATTAAAAAAAGATGTAACAGTTGATGAAATTAATGCAGCAATGAAAAAAGCAGCAGAAGGACCGATGAAAGGTATATTACAATATACGGAAGATCCTATTGTTTCTGTTGATGTAATTCATAATCCACATTCATCAATATTTGATTCTCAAAGCACAATGGTAATTGACGGGAACATGGTTAAAATACTTTCGTGGTATGATAACGAGTGGGGGTATTCTTCAAGAGTTGTTGATTTAATAGGAAAATTATTTTAA
- the hypE gene encoding hydrogenase expression/formation protein HypE, producing the protein MVDNKKLNLNATCPIPITEYDKVLLAHGGGGSLSNKLIEKMFSPEFDNDYLRQMHDGAVFQTKKGRMAFSTDSFVIQPIFFPGGNIGELAVYGTVNDIACCGAVPEYLSLGFIIEEGLPMEDLWKIVQSVKIAADKAGVKIVTGDTKVVEKGKGDKIFINTSGVGFVKEGVNISPQNCKPGDKIIVSGNIADHGICIMSLRAGLEFETQIKSDTAPLNHMIQEILEVSDKINVLRDPTRGGLASTLNEIAKSSGRGIMLYEDKIPLREDVNGVCEMLGLDPLYVANEGKLLVFTAEEDADKVLKTMQKNEYGKDAAIIGEVQKTDDKIVKLKTSIGTTRIVDMISGEQLPRIC; encoded by the coding sequence ATGGTGGATAATAAAAAACTGAATTTAAATGCAACTTGTCCGATTCCAATTACGGAATACGATAAAGTTTTACTTGCTCACGGCGGCGGCGGTTCATTATCAAATAAGTTAATTGAAAAAATGTTTTCTCCTGAGTTTGATAATGATTATTTAAGACAAATGCACGACGGTGCCGTTTTTCAAACAAAAAAAGGAAGAATGGCTTTTTCAACGGACTCGTTTGTTATTCAACCGATTTTTTTTCCCGGCGGAAACATCGGAGAACTTGCAGTTTACGGAACCGTAAATGACATTGCCTGTTGCGGTGCCGTACCTGAATATCTTTCTCTCGGATTTATTATTGAAGAAGGATTGCCGATGGAAGATTTGTGGAAAATTGTACAATCCGTTAAAATTGCAGCCGATAAAGCCGGAGTAAAAATAGTTACCGGAGATACAAAAGTTGTTGAAAAAGGGAAAGGAGATAAAATTTTTATTAATACTTCCGGTGTAGGGTTTGTAAAAGAAGGTGTAAATATTTCTCCTCAAAATTGCAAACCCGGAGATAAAATAATTGTAAGCGGAAATATCGCCGATCACGGAATTTGCATTATGTCTTTACGTGCCGGATTAGAATTTGAAACCCAAATTAAAAGCGATACTGCACCATTAAATCACATGATTCAAGAAATTTTAGAGGTTTCGGATAAAATTAATGTTTTAAGAGATCCCACACGGGGAGGACTTGCAAGCACATTAAATGAAATTGCAAAATCATCCGGCAGGGGAATAATGCTTTATGAGGATAAAATTCCTTTGCGAGAAGATGTTAACGGAGTTTGCGAAATGCTGGGGCTTGACCCTTTGTATGTTGCAAATGAAGGTAAACTGTTAGTTTTTACAGCAGAAGAAGATGCCGATAAAGTTTTAAAAACTATGCAAAAAAATGAATACGGAAAAGATGCAGCAATAATCGGCGAAGTACAAAAAACTGATGATAAAATTGTTAAACTAAAAACATCAATAGGTACTACCCGAATTGTTGATATGATTTCCGGAGAGCAACTTCCGAGAATCTGTTAA
- a CDS encoding DUF255 domain-containing protein: MKNLLLFLALLISAGAFSQSVQDSVHWISIEEAGNLFAKNQKPIMIYIYKNDCDSCREQEKTTFSNPEVANYINILFYPVKINAETKDSLKFFDGKYYHNKSGKTHDLVNMIAGADTLPTLVLFSRRAAGRAFKGFKNRDEIFRILIYYAEDIDLSTPFEDWYKYHVKGYPPGQSQIITRLKIRWNPLKEAQELNKKEPRKMLLNFYNYNKISCTLMRTQTFNRPEIASYLNDKFYSVSIDVFTQDTLEIKGIKYINENKSYKYHQLPIAALGGKMNFPAFIILDEKGNVIAKFQEYMTPEKFEKIINFYGDDKYKTEKFNAFIKDFKSKLNLN, translated from the coding sequence ATGAAAAACCTTTTATTATTTTTAGCTTTATTAATCAGTGCCGGTGCTTTTTCGCAAAGTGTTCAAGATTCAGTTCACTGGATAAGTATAGAGGAAGCCGGAAACTTATTTGCGAAAAATCAAAAGCCGATAATGATTTATATTTATAAAAATGATTGTGATTCATGCCGAGAGCAAGAAAAAACAACATTTTCAAACCCCGAAGTTGCAAATTATATTAATATTTTGTTTTATCCGGTTAAGATTAATGCTGAAACAAAAGACAGTTTAAAGTTCTTTGACGGAAAATATTACCATAATAAAAGCGGAAAAACGCATGATTTAGTTAATATGATTGCGGGAGCCGACACATTACCCACATTAGTTCTGTTCAGCAGAAGAGCTGCCGGAAGAGCATTTAAGGGATTTAAAAATAGAGATGAAATTTTCAGAATTTTAATTTATTATGCCGAAGATATTGATTTGTCAACACCTTTTGAAGATTGGTATAAATATCATGTAAAAGGTTATCCTCCGGGGCAAAGTCAAATTATTACACGTTTAAAGATAAGATGGAACCCTTTAAAAGAAGCTCAGGAATTGAACAAAAAAGAACCGAGAAAAATGTTGCTTAATTTTTATAATTACAATAAAATAAGTTGTACTTTAATGCGAACCCAAACATTTAACCGACCAGAAATTGCATCTTATTTAAACGATAAATTTTATTCCGTAAGCATTGATGTATTTACTCAGGATACGTTAGAAATAAAGGGAATTAAATATATAAATGAAAATAAATCTTATAAATACCATCAGTTACCTATTGCAGCTCTCGGAGGCAAGATGAATTTTCCCGCTTTTATTATTCTTGATGAAAAAGGAAATGTTATAGCAAAATTTCAAGAGTATATGACACCTGAAAAGTTTGAAAAAATTATTAATTTTTACGGAGACGATAAGTATAAAACTGAAAAATTTAATGCTTTTATAAAGGATTTTAAAAGTAAATTGAATTTAAACTAA
- the gcvT gene encoding glycine cleavage system aminomethyltransferase GcvT, which yields MKITQFNKKHKELGGKMVEFAGYEMPVEYTGVNDEHINVRENVGVFDVSHMGEIWVKGAKAYDFVQKVTSNDISTLKIGNAQYSCFPNDKGGIVDDLIVYYYEKEKYMLVVNASNVEKDWNWLVKNNSEGAELENASDVISQLAVQGPNAVKVLQKLTDINLSVIKFYTFKTGEVAGVKDVIISATGYTGSGGFELYMYNNDAEKVWDAIFDAGKEFGIKPAGLAARDTLRLEMGYSLYGNDINETTSPIEAGLGWITKFTENNNFINREYLQNQKENGVTKRFRGFEMIDRGIPRKDYEIYDKDENIIGIVTSGTMSPMLKKGIGTGYINKGHWSFENEIFIKVRKKMLKAKIVRLPFYKI from the coding sequence ATGAAAATAACTCAATTCAATAAAAAACATAAAGAGCTCGGCGGAAAAATGGTTGAGTTTGCCGGTTACGAAATGCCTGTTGAATACACAGGTGTTAACGATGAGCATATTAATGTAAGAGAAAATGTAGGAGTATTTGATGTTTCGCATATGGGCGAAATATGGGTAAAAGGAGCAAAAGCTTATGATTTTGTTCAAAAAGTAACATCAAATGATATTTCAACTTTAAAAATCGGTAATGCACAATATTCTTGTTTTCCTAATGATAAAGGAGGAATTGTTGATGATTTAATCGTCTATTATTATGAAAAAGAAAAATATATGTTGGTTGTTAATGCTTCTAATGTTGAAAAAGATTGGAATTGGTTAGTAAAAAATAATTCAGAAGGTGCAGAGCTTGAAAATGCCTCCGATGTTATTTCTCAACTTGCCGTTCAAGGTCCCAATGCCGTAAAAGTTCTTCAAAAACTTACAGATATTAATTTATCCGTAATTAAATTCTACACATTTAAAACAGGAGAAGTTGCAGGAGTAAAAGATGTTATAATTTCAGCAACAGGTTACACAGGCTCGGGAGGATTTGAATTGTATATGTATAACAATGATGCCGAAAAAGTTTGGGATGCAATTTTTGATGCAGGAAAAGAATTCGGCATAAAACCTGCAGGACTTGCAGCAAGAGATACTTTAAGACTTGAAATGGGTTACAGTTTATACGGAAATGACATAAACGAAACAACATCTCCTATTGAAGCAGGTTTAGGATGGATTACGAAATTTACGGAAAATAACAACTTCATAAACAGAGAATATCTTCAAAATCAAAAAGAAAACGGAGTAACTAAAAGATTTCGCGGTTTTGAAATGATTGACCGCGGTATTCCCCGAAAAGATTATGAGATTTATGATAAAGATGAAAATATTATAGGTATTGTAACTTCCGGAACCATGTCGCCGATGTTAAAAAAAGGTATAGGAACCGGATATATTAATAAAGGACATTGGTCTTTTGAGAATGAAATATTTATAAAAGTTCGAAAGAAAATGCTTAAAGCAAAAATTGTTAGATTACCATTTTATAAAATTTAA
- a CDS encoding pyridoxal phosphate-dependent aminotransferase yields MPKLSERGLIMPASPIRKLVPYAEDAKKNGIKVYHLNIGQPDIKTPEVAIDAIKNIDFKTAEYTHSAGIESYRKGLAGYYNNVGININFEDIIITTGGSEAIIFAFLTTMNPGDEVIIPEPFYTNYNGFAVHAGVKIVPVTSYIETGFALPPISEFEKLITPKTKAVLVCNPNNPTGYLYSKEELQQLRDLVLKHNLYLFADEVYREFCYDGQKHFSVLNLDGLEEHAVLFDSVSKRYSECGVRIGALISRNKKITEAALKYGQARLSPPLFGQIAAEASLQAGDEYFTEVYDEYLERRNYIINAVNKIDGVFAPMPKGSFYAILSLPVENAEDFCVWLLKDFNYKGETVMLAPAQGFYSTPDAGKNQVRLAYVLKIEDLKHSVKILEEALKVYKS; encoded by the coding sequence ATGCCGAAACTATCGGAAAGGGGCTTAATAATGCCTGCATCACCAATCAGAAAGTTGGTTCCTTATGCTGAAGATGCAAAAAAGAACGGGATTAAGGTATATCATCTCAATATAGGACAGCCGGATATTAAAACACCGGAAGTTGCAATTGATGCAATAAAAAATATTGATTTTAAAACTGCTGAATATACACATTCCGCAGGAATTGAATCATATCGAAAAGGTCTTGCCGGATATTATAATAATGTAGGAATTAATATTAATTTTGAAGACATTATAATTACAACCGGAGGTTCGGAGGCAATAATATTTGCTTTTTTAACAACTATGAATCCGGGAGATGAAGTAATAATACCCGAACCTTTTTATACAAATTATAATGGTTTTGCCGTACATGCAGGTGTAAAAATAGTTCCCGTAACTTCATATATTGAAACCGGTTTTGCACTTCCGCCTATTTCCGAATTTGAGAAACTGATTACTCCGAAAACAAAAGCAGTTTTGGTATGCAATCCGAACAATCCTACAGGTTATTTATATTCAAAAGAAGAATTACAACAACTTCGAGATTTAGTTTTGAAACACAATCTATATCTTTTTGCCGATGAGGTTTATCGAGAATTTTGCTATGACGGACAAAAACACTTTTCGGTTTTAAACCTTGACGGGCTCGAAGAACATGCTGTTTTATTTGATTCTGTATCAAAAAGATACAGTGAATGCGGTGTAAGAATCGGAGCTTTAATCAGCAGAAATAAAAAGATAACAGAAGCAGCTTTAAAATACGGACAAGCAAGATTAAGCCCGCCTTTATTCGGGCAAATTGCAGCCGAAGCATCATTGCAGGCAGGCGATGAATATTTTACCGAAGTTTACGACGAATATTTAGAGCGAAGAAACTACATAATAAATGCAGTAAATAAAATTGACGGAGTTTTTGCTCCTATGCCCAAAGGCTCATTCTATGCAATATTGAGCTTGCCTGTTGAAAATGCCGAAGATTTTTGTGTGTGGCTTTTAAAAGATTTTAATTACAAAGGAGAAACCGTTATGCTTGCTCCGGCACAAGGATTTTATTCAACTCCCGATGCGGGTAAAAATCAAGTTAGATTAGCTTATGTTTTAAAAATTGAAGATTTAAAGCATTCGGTAAAAATTCTTGAAGAAGCTTTAAAAGTTTATAAAAGTTAA
- a CDS encoding DUF1573 domain-containing protein: MKKIINLTFAIMLLFTAACSQSEETENNAEMTFKESTDFDYGKIKQNSDGTHEFEFKNTGADPLIITNVKSSCGCTVPTYPKEPVAKGKKAIISVKYDTKRIGTFHKTITVYSNAKNSPVELHIKGEVQRQDTTQNK, from the coding sequence ATGAAAAAAATAATTAATTTAACTTTTGCAATAATGCTGTTGTTTACCGCAGCATGTTCTCAAAGCGAAGAAACAGAAAACAATGCAGAAATGACCTTTAAAGAGAGCACAGATTTTGATTACGGAAAAATTAAGCAAAACAGTGACGGCACACATGAATTTGAATTTAAAAATACCGGAGCCGATCCGTTAATAATTACAAACGTAAAATCTTCCTGCGGTTGCACAGTCCCTACTTACCCTAAAGAACCTGTAGCAAAAGGAAAAAAAGCAATAATCTCCGTAAAATATGACACAAAAAGAATCGGAACTTTTCATAAAACAATTACGGTATATTCAAATGCGAAAAATTCTCCGGTTGAGCTTCATATTAAAGGGGAAGTTCAAAGACAAGATACAACTCAAAATAAATAA
- a CDS encoding nitroreductase family protein, translated as MTFIELAKKRQSNRTYLNKPVEKEKIIKCVEAARAAPSACNSQPWKFIIVDSPELKSKLAQTTSNKLLPLNHFTNQAPVLVVIINEGSNFTATLGNKIKNRNFSLIDIGIAAEHFCLQATELNLGTCMLGWFKEKEVKNLLNIPEKKRPELIITIGYPADKQRKKKRKKIEQIMSYNKY; from the coding sequence ATGACTTTTATTGAATTAGCAAAAAAACGACAAAGCAACAGAACCTACTTAAATAAACCGGTAGAAAAAGAAAAAATAATTAAATGTGTTGAGGCGGCTCGAGCAGCGCCGTCTGCTTGCAATTCTCAACCATGGAAGTTTATAATTGTTGATAGTCCTGAACTTAAAAGTAAATTAGCTCAAACAACTTCAAACAAATTATTACCTCTTAATCATTTTACGAATCAAGCACCTGTTCTAGTTGTTATTATTAACGAAGGTTCAAATTTTACGGCAACATTAGGGAATAAAATCAAAAATAGAAACTTCAGTTTAATAGACATAGGAATCGCAGCAGAACATTTTTGTTTGCAAGCAACAGAACTTAATTTAGGAACATGTATGCTCGGTTGGTTTAAAGAAAAAGAAGTAAAAAACTTACTGAATATTCCGGAGAAGAAGCGTCCTGAGTTAATTATTACTATAGGTTATCCTGCTGACAAACAGAGAAAAAAGAAACGGAAAAAAATTGAACAAATTATGAGCTATAATAAATATTAA
- a CDS encoding DNA-3-methyladenine glycosylase I, which yields MIKRCNWTKNNSYNIEYHDNEWGVPVHDDIKLFEFLVLDAFQAGLSWLTILKKRENFKKAFDNFDYKKIAKYEDDKVEELIKNTGIIRNKLKIRATITNAQAFIKIQKEFKTFDNYIWGVVNHKTIKNTFQSWDEIPATTKESDNMSKDLKKRGFKFTGSTICYAFMQAAGLVNDHEISCFRYNEV from the coding sequence ATGATAAAGCGTTGTAACTGGACAAAAAATAATTCGTATAACATTGAATATCACGATAATGAATGGGGCGTTCCTGTTCATGATGACATAAAATTGTTTGAATTTCTTGTTCTTGATGCTTTCCAAGCCGGATTAAGTTGGCTTACAATTTTAAAAAAACGAGAAAATTTCAAAAAAGCATTTGATAATTTTGATTATAAAAAAATTGCAAAATACGAAGATGATAAAGTTGAGGAACTAATAAAAAATACCGGAATAATAAGAAATAAATTAAAAATAAGAGCAACAATAACAAATGCACAGGCATTTATAAAAATTCAAAAAGAGTTCAAAACTTTTGATAATTATATTTGGGGGGTTGTAAATCATAAAACAATTAAAAATACGTTTCAAAGTTGGGATGAAATTCCGGCAACAACTAAAGAATCTGACAACATGAGTAAAGATTTAAAAAAAAGAGGTTTTAAATTCACAGGTTCTACAATATGCTACGCATTTATGCAGGCAGCAGGTTTAGTAAATGATCATGAAATATCATGTTTCAGATATAATGAAGTATAA